In Pristiophorus japonicus isolate sPriJap1 chromosome 3, sPriJap1.hap1, whole genome shotgun sequence, the sequence ttttggtcacctgccctaatatctcagtgtcaaattttgtttgataacttctcctgtgaagcaccttgggacgttttactacgttaaaggcgctgtataaacgcaagttgttgttagtATCAGCTGAGGCTCagcgggcagcacactcgcctctgagtcagaaggtcgtgggttcaagtcccactctggcaacttgagcacaaaagtctaggctgacactccagcacagtgctgagggagcgcgtactatcagaggtgccgtcttttggataagacgttaaaccgaggctctgtcccccctctcaggtgaacataaaagataccatggcactatatcaaagaagtgcagggagttatccccggtgtcctgggccaatatttgtccctcaatcaacatcacaaaaacaggttagctggtcattatcacattgctgtttgtgggagcttgctgtgcgtaaattggctgttgcgtttcctagattacaccaatgactacacttcaaaaagtacttcattggctgcgaagtgctttgagacgtccggtggtcatgaaaggcgctatataaatgcaagtttttcttccttTAATAAACAAACACCTTCTCCCAGCCTATTACAATTAATCTAACATTCCAGTTTTTGCATCCTATATTAAATTCcatccccccctcacactctccctgctGCTCACTTGAATATGAGACTTGAATATaacggatatgattaagaagtttgcagatgatactaaaataggccgtgtggttgataatgaagaagaaagctgcggactgcaggaagatatcaatgaactggtcaggtgggcagaacagtggcaaatggaatttaatccggataagtgtgaggtaatgcatttggggaggggtaacgaggcaagggaatacacattaaatggtcggacactgaagtgtagaggaacaaagggaccttggagtgcaggtccacagatccctgaaggtagcaggcataTGGAatttttgcctttattggccgaggcatagcatacaagagcagggggggttatgcttgaacagtataaaacactggttaggccaacagctggagtactgcgtgcagttctggtcaccgcattagaggaagaacgtgattgcactggagagggtacagaggagatttaccaggaggttgccgggagtggagaatctaagctatgaggatagattggataggctggatgtgttttcattggaacagaggaggctgaggggagacctcactgaggtgtataaaattatgaggggcctagatatagtggatagaaagggactatttcccttagcagagggatcaacaactagggggcataaagttaaagtaattggtagaaggtttagaggggatttgaggggaaatgtcttcacccagaggatggtgggggtctggaactcactgcctgaaaggatggtagaggcagaaaccctcaccacatttaaaaagtacttggatgtgcacctgaagtgccgtaacctgtagggttacggacctagagctggaaagtgggattaggctggatagcctcttgttggccggcgtggacacgatgggccgaatggcttccttccgtgctgtaaacctctatgattctatgagtctcaCACTCCCCCCGTTCACACTCCTGTTCAGTCCGTTGTAACTCAAGAGACCTGGTGTGATATAATCAGCCCGATAGTTACAGATCAGCGATTCCCCCTCATGGGGTTCTGCTGCTGTTTGTATTAAATATTAACATATTGAAGAAGACCGCAGCAGATTTAAAGTCAGCGTCACAAACAGGTACTGAAACCAACGCTCGGTACAGCAAGTgcaaccccccacccctccactcccaACCGATCAGGCTATGGGCAGAGCTCGGGGGGAGGGGCTTGCTCCCTTTGCATTGACCCTGAAGGAGAAATGACCCAGGGTCTGGTGAAGAGAGCGACGAGGCAGCAGATGGTGTGTATGAATCTAGCCCTCCACCCCCGCCATGAACCATCCTCACAGCCTGTAAATCAGCCAGGAGCTAATCAGGCAGAAAGCCTTTAACACAACACAGCTGCCCAGACCACAAAATACGGTCTCCCGGGAGACAGCGACCATGAGGGGTTAACTGGCTGAACATCAACTCCCACCGTCTGGCCGTATGTTCCTCCCTCACATCGCCCCCTCCCCTGTAGCCACTAATATTCGCTGAAATCAGCATGCCCAGCCCCAGCTCCTCCGACCCCTGACCCCATCACCCCGCCCGCAAGGTCCCTGTGACCCCTGACCCCATCACCCCTCCCGTAAGGttcctctgatcctgatcccatcaccCCTCCCGTAAAGTCCCTCTGACCCTGACCCCATCACCCCTCCCATAAGGTCCCTGTGACCCTGACCCCATCGGCCATCCCACGCGGTCCCGCTGACCCCTGACCCTATCGCCTAAGGGAGGGGGAGACACTGCACGGgagtcgggagcaggaaccctctttATCCAgatatactctctctctctctccctccttctccatctccccttctctctctctctgaatctcccccttctctctctctttccccctctctctctctctctgtctgtctctcccccttctctctctgtctcttaaccAATCAATCTCAGCCCGCACTCTGTGCCAGGCTGGGTGCTGGATTATGTTTGTGACTCAGTGCCAGCCCGGCCCAGGTCAGTTAGCCCGGGACACACGCAGGGAGACTGAGAACTGGGGCTCACTGGGGGTAcactgtgtctcaccctcagtgctGGGAGTACAgtgtgtctcaccctcagtgctGGGGCTCGCTGGGCTCACCCTCAGTGCTGGGGGTAcactgtgtctcaccctcagtgctGGGGGTAcactgtgtctcaccctcagtgctGGGAGCGCGCTGTGAGTCGCTTCCCTCAGTGCTAGGGGTACACAGAGTCTCACCCTCAGTGCTGGGGGTAcactgtgtctcaccctcagtgctGGGGGCGCGCTGGGAGTCGCTTCCCTCAGTGCTAGGGGTAcactgtgtctcaccctcagtgctGGGGGTAcactgtgtctcaccctcagtgctGGGGGTACACAGAGTCTCACCCTCAGTGCTAGGGGTAcactgtgtctcaccctcagtgctGGGGGCGCGCTGGGAGTCGCTTCCCTCAGCGACTCCACCCTGACACTGTCCCAGAGTATATTTGGCAATGTCGAATGGAGCAGACTGCTCATCAATAAATAACATGAACTGACTCCAGTGAATGCTGCGCAAGCTAATGGCTGCTGTTAATGGTCTCGCTCAATCCACTGACAGTCACAGGGGACTGAGGAGACAGGAAGTGTCCTAAAATCTAATAATTGGTAACGTTCTTGAACAAGGGATCAGGGATTGAATGACAACAAACTGGGATTCTACCAAGGTCCTTCGATGATCCTCACACTCTTTGAGATGTCCGTCTCCTGCCCGAAAGCACCAAATACGGCAGCGAGTTACAGGTCAGCACTGCAATATGGAGatggtcccaacaaacactcccagggcaggtatagcacgggattagatacagagtaaagctccctctacactgtcccatcaaacactcccagggcaggtatagcacgggattagatacagagtaaagctccctctacactgtcccatcaaacactcccagggcaggtatagcacggggttagatacagagtaaagctccttctacactgtcccatcaaacactcccaggttggGTAcagggggcttagatacagagtaaagctccctctatactgtcccatcaaacactcccagggcaggtacaacacggggttagatacagagtaaagctccctctacactgtcccatcaaacactcccaggttggGTAcagggggcttagatacagagtaaagctccctttacactgtcccatcaaatactcccagggcaagtacagcacggggttagacacagagtaaagctccctctacactgtcccatcaaatactcccagggcaggtacagcacggggttagatacagagtaaagctccctctacactgtcccatcaaacactcccaggttggGTAcagggggcttagatacagagtaaagctccctctacactgtcccatcaaacactcccaggttggGTAcagggggattagatacagagtaaagctccctctacactgtcccatcaaacactcccaggttgggtacagggggttagatacagagtaaagctccctctacactgtcccatcaaacactcccagggcaggtacagcacggggttagatacagagtaaagctccctcttcactgtcccatcaaacactcccaggttgggtacagggggttagatacagagtaaagctccctctacactgccccatcaaacacttccagggcatttacagcacgggatagatacacgccatgggttgaggattggttaacggacagaaaacagagagtaggaataaacaggtcattttggggttggcgggctgtaactagtggggtgccacaagaatcggtgcttgggccccagctattcacaatctatatcgatgatttggatgaggggaccaagtgtaatatagtttgctgatgatacagagctcGGAGGGAATGTAagatgtaaggaggatgcaaagaagcttcaaggggatatagacaggctcagtgagtgggcaagaacatggcaaatggaatataatgtggagaaatatgaagttatccactttggtaggaaaaatagaaaagcagagtatttttaaatggtgagatattgggaaatgttggtcttcagagggacctgggtgtccttgtacaccagtcactgaaagttaacatccagcaagcaattaagaaagcaaatggtatgttggcctttactacAAGAGGATTTAAATATAAGAGTCAAGGGAGCCGAAATTTCCCCCCACCTCACgtaccccgtttcaatggtttttaccacagctgcggttcaggtcgactcttgagCGAAATTAgatagagagctttactctgtatctaactggtgCTGACACTACATGTGCTGTTTCCGTGCAAGATTTGATGTGCTTTGTGTGAGCACGGTTTCGGTGCTGCTGACCCAGTTTGCCGAAGTCTGCACTGCCTGTGATCAGGATGTTCCTGTCTCACACTTGCAGTAAACGGCTGTTATTCACATCGCTCTATGAACTTTCACCTCTCTACCGATCCCTTGCAACATCGACGGCTGCCAGTATTGGGTCTCTGATTAAATTAACATCTCTTTCATGTGATTAAGATGTGGGTGGGAGAGATAAAGCAGGAAATTACAGGCCCATTAGCCTAatgtctgttgtggggaagttaccagAATCTGTTATTAGGGGCAGAGAGACTGAGAATTTGGACAAGCATGTTATGAGGTTATCAGAGAGAGCCAGCGTGGATgtgtaaagggtaagtcatgtttAGCAAACCtggtggattttttgaggaggtaactaacgtGGTAGATAATGGAGTCTATAAAGACTTgcctttatgtagcacctttcacgaccttaggacctgccaatgcgcttcacagccaataaattttgaagtgtagttgttgttgtaatgtcggaaaagcggcagccaatttgtgcacagcaagctcccgcaaacagcaatgtgataatgaccagacaatctgttttttagtgatattggtagaGGGagtaatattagccccaggactcccctgctcttcttcgatatagtgccgtgggatcatttacatccacctgagagagagtggggggggggggggccttggcttaacgtctcatccgaaagacggcacctccgacagtgcggcgctccctcagtactgcccctccgacagtgcggtgctccctcagtactatccctctgacagtgcagcgctccctcactactgcccctccgacagtgcggcactccctcagtactgccactccgacagtgtggtgctccctcactactgcccctccgacagtgcgccactccctctgtactgcccctcccacagtgcggcactacctcagtactgtccctccgacagtgctgcgctccctcagtactgcccctccgacagtgtagggctccctcagtactgtccctccgacagtgatgcgctccctcagtattgcccctccgacagtgcagcgctccctcagtactgcccctccgacagtgcggcgctccctcaatattgcccctccaacagtgtggcactccctcagtactgcccctccgacagtgcggcgctccctcaatattgcccctccgacagtgtggcactccctcagcactgctcctccgacagtgcagcactccctcagtactgacccttcgacagtgcagtactccctcagtactgacccttcgacagtgcagcactccctcagtactgccccttcgacagtgcagcactccctcagtactgcccctccgacagtgtagcactccctcagtactgcccctccgacagtgcggcgctccctcagtactgcccctccgacagtgcagcactccctcagtactgcccctccgacagtccagcgctccctcagtactgcccctccgacagtgcggcgctccctcagtactgcccctccgacagtgcggcgctccctcagtactgacccttcgacagtgcagtactgcccctccgacagtgcagcactccctcagtactgcccctccgacagtgcggcgctccctcagtactgacccttcgacagtgcagcactccctcagtactgatccttcgacagtggaacactccctcagcactgcccctccatccCACGGTCCACAATGGTGCTGGTGCAAAGATTTGATTGCAGCAATGACGGAAGGACCGAGTCAGAATGGTTTCAGGGCTTGGAAATACCATCCAAATCTGGACTCCACCCCTAACTTAGGATAGTGTGCTTCTGAGCCAATCCCCGACCAATCCCGGATCAATCCCTGAACCACCGATTAATCTCCGACCAATCCCGGATCAATCCCCGAACAATCATCGATTAATCTCCGACCAATCCTGGATCAATCCCGGATCGATCCCTGACCAAATCTGGATCAATCCCATGCACATTCAATGCACAAATTACACGGCAGCTGCTAGCCCATAAATGGTGAAGTTTACTGACTGCCGGGGACCGGGGCTGGGAATGTACGGGGATTGGGGCCAGGAATCTGCGGGGATCGGGGCCGGGAATGTACGGGGATCGGGGCCGGGAATGTGCGGGGATCGGGGCCGGGAATGAGCGGGGATCGGGGCCGGGACcgggctgggaatgtacatggatcgGGGCCGGAGCTGGGAATGTGCTGGGACCGGGGCTGGGAATGTGTGGGGACCGGGGCTGGGAATGTGCGGGGACCGGGACCGGGGCTGGGAATGTGCGGGGACTGGGGACCGGGGCTGGATATGTGTGGGGACTGGGGCTGGGAATGTGCGGGGACCGGGGCTGGGAATGTGCGGGGACCGGGGTTGGGAATGTGCGGGGACCGGGACCGGGGCTGGGAATGTGCCGGGACCGGGGCTGGGAATGTGTGGGGACCGGGGCTGGGAATTTGCGGGAACCGGGGACCGGGGCTGGGAATGTGCGGGGACCGGAGCTGGGAATGTGCGGGGACTGGGGCTGGGAATGTGTGGATTTCGGGGACCGGGGCTGGGAATGTGCGGGGACCGGGGCTGGGAATATGCGGGGACCGGGGCTGGGAATGTGTGGATTTCGTGGACCGGGGCTGGGAATGTGCAGGGACCAGAGACCGGGGCTGGGAATGTGCGGGGACTGGGGCTGGGAATGTGCAGGGAGCTGGGGCTGGGAATGTGTGGACTTCGGGGACCGGGGCTGGGAATGTGCGGGGACCAGGGCTGGGAATGTGCGGGGACCGGGGCTGGGAATGTGTGGATTTCGGGGACCGGGGCTGGGAATGTGCGGGGACCGGGGCTGGGAATCTGCGGGGATTGGGGCTGGGAATGTGTGGGGACCGGGGACCGGGGCTGGGAATGTGTGGGGACCGGGGACCGGGGCTGGGAATGTGCGGGGACCAGAGACCGGGGCTGGGAATGTGCGGATTTCGGGGACCTGGGCTGGGAATGTGCGGGGACTGGGGCCAGGGCTGGGAATGTGTGGGGACCGGGGGCCGGGGCTGGGAATGTGTGGGGACTGGGGCTGGGAATGTGCGGGGACCGGGGGCCGGGGCTGGGAATGTGCAGGAACCGGTGCAGGCAGGAGGTCAGTAACCGTGGGACAAGGGCAGGACCGCAGATTCACTCACCTCACTGAATGTGTCCATGATCAGCTCCACCGTGCTCAGGGTAAATAAATCCCAGCGATGCCGTCGCTTATCTCAGCTCAGATAGAAAGTGCTGGACGTGGGAAAGCGGAGCATCTTCAATCTGTCAGCAGACGTACATCCAGAGGATCGAGAGCCCAGAGATAGAGCCTGCTGTTCACAGAACCCAcaggcacccagcctctctctctgccttacTCACTATCGTCCCACATCCTGCTCACAGCTGCAGGGACTAGTgccctctctgattctctctgtgtctccctctctgtctctctctctctttctctcttgctctctgtctctctctcgctctctgtctgtaatTCTGTCTCTCCAGTCATCACTGGCTGCCACCTCTAAGTCTTGGGAAACCAGAGATTGCAGTGACTGAGACTGGCCGTGCTGAGCATCAGCAGCCTCTCTCCTCCTACCTGGCCTTATAAGGGCCCGGCTCATTCCCCTCCCCCGGCTCCTCCGAGCTGTGATTTTTAACTCATTCACATCGAAACCATTGCAGATCTGATAACCAAGACACTTTAAACATTCAGAAACAGGACACTGAACCCTCAGAAACACGTGAAGCAGTCAGTGAGCGTCTTCCCAGAGGGATTCTGTCTCCCCCGGAACCAACACCAGTCTCGACGGATAAACCATCTCAACATAGTGGGCACAGGTGGCAGTGTCCCAGGGTCGGGCTCCTCCCGCCGGGCCCACTGCGCCCCAACATCGGGACGTCCCAGCAGCAGACTGtacaaccctccccccacccccacccgcctcTCGGTCCGTGCAACATCCCCGCCATCACACAGCTCGAAGGTCCCACAGCCCATCGCCAATCACCCACTTTCTGATGTGTCACTGTGGTAATATAGGAAACAGGGCACACAGCCCCTGAGTCTGtcccccctacccccccgcccCATCGGGGGTCACCACGGCTCACCCGTCCTGGTAAACAGCAACAACTGCACCAACACAGCGAGGCACTGTCACACTGTAATCACCACAGGAAGCCCGAGAGGGCACCGCAGCCTCCCGCAccctccccgcaccccctccaaggtcactgcggcacgcaGCCAATGGGAGCCCTGGGCTATTTGACTGTAGTAGGACACTTCCAATTCTGACAGACATGGTCCAGCAGGGGCAGGGGCTAGGaatcgggggagggtgggggttagGTAAGCgggatggggaagggagggggtgggcaGAGAGGGACGGCCCAGGGAGGAGGGATTTGAGGggcggagagggggcgggggaaggttggagagggggagaaggccagggaggggaagcaggggaaagtcagggagggggagcgggggaaggtcggggaggggaagaaggtcggggagggggagcgggggaaggtcggggagggggagaaggtcggggagtgggagggaggtcagGGATGGGGGAggaaggtcggggaggggggggagaaggtcggggaggggggagaaggtcgggggggggagaaggtcggggaggggggagaaggtcggggaggggggagaaggtcggggggggaggtcggggagggtgagcgggggaagatcgggggaggaggagggggaggtcagggagcgggagggggagggggagaaggtcggggagcgggggggcggTCAGAGATAGCGTGATACACTGTCACTGACGGAGAATCGCAATCGTTTGGGAATCTAACAGTGCCCATTTGGATTTTCGGATTTGCTCTACAGGCTGTGGAATACTGGGAGTGACGTTGAGGCCTTGGACTATCTACTGAGATTTCAGATTGACTGCTCCATAATCCAGCTGGTCGAAGGCACTGAGCGCAGTGTCTCTGGGTAATCACATCACTCAACTCCCAATAAAACATCAATTACAGAGCCTTCACTGAGCCACCAGTGTCATCCTCAAATCAGCCCAATCAGAGTGAGCACACAGCGTGATTCCAAAATCCAGAATCCCAGCAGCAGGTTTGTCGGAGTCGATCAGCGCTGACCACTGCCTCACAGGAGAAatgtctcacccagtgtggtactgagccacacacagAGCAGGGGGGCCCAGGCTCCATTCCCAGCGTATGTGTGTGCCTGTCTGTCCGTGTATGCGTGACTTTGCGTGTGCGTGACTGTCTGTGTGCATGTGCTTGTCtatacgtgtgcgtgtgtgtgtgtgtgtgtgactgcgtgtgtgtgaatgtctgtgtgtgcgtgtgtgtctgtgcctgTCCGTCTAACTGTGCGTGTAAGGGAGTGAACCAGGGACTGAATTCATGGACAAACAAACAGTAAATAAATCCAAGTTATTCCAGCTGTGAGTCTCTGCGAGGAAGCTCGGAATTTCCGAGTCTTTAATCTTTGAGTCAAAAATAGGACATGAGCTTAACTCTCTCCTGGCCACCTCACGGCCATTTCCTGGTGTGAGTCGTGGGAGAGATGGTCACAGATTGGGTTACACATACTGACTCACTCCTGTCTCATTGTTCAATATTACCAAGCAGCTGTGTGGTGCTCTGACTATCTCACACAAAGGGATTTGTCGGGGAACAATTGGCCTGGTCCCCAGGGCACGCACAGTGACTGGGGAACCGCTCACAATCCAGCACTTTACCCCCGGCCATCCCTCCTGGGAACCCGAACTGCAATCAGGCCCACACCGCCCGAGACCAGCTCAGTCCcacaggccggggatggagcctgagcctttcctgctgtgtgtgtgtgcatgggacTCAGTCCCACAGGCACTGTGGGATTCACACGGTgagctatcatcatcataggtagttcttctgactcgaggaagacttgcttccactcaaagtgagttcttaggtgactgtacagtccaatataggaattacagtctctgtcacaggtgggacagacagtggttgaaggaaagggtgggtgggacaggtttgccgcacgctccttccgctgcctgcgcttggtttctgcatgctctcggcgatgagactcgaggtgctcagcgccctcccggatgcacgtcctccactttgggcggtctttggccaggggctcccaggtgtcggtggggatgttgcactttatcagggaggcttcgagggtgtccttgaaacatttcctctgccacctttggctcgtttgccgtgtaggagttccgagtagagcgcttgctttgggagtctcgtatcaggcatgcgagcaatgtggcccgcccaatggagctggtcgagtgtggtcagtgctttgatgctcgggatattggcctgatcgaggacacgaactgttatgtatttaacccttatgcaacctgaccaccagagggcccacctgttgggagtcccaaaagattccagcatcccttgggagcacagtataaaaagcaggccacccatgaggtacctgcactctggtatcttattaaaggagcgaaggtcacacttgctcattgtacacagtactcagtttcactctttattatgagtgtatcactaacgttggtgcatctgttttcccaggggatttgcaggatcgtgtggagatgtcttgaggtgtctactgtacatggtccacgtctctgagccatacaagagggcggctatcactacacctctgtagaccatgagcttggtgccagatttgagggcctgatctttgaaaatTCTCTTCTTCAgtcagccaaaggctgcgctggcacactggaggtggtgttgaacctcggcgtcgatgtctgcccttgctgataataggctcccgaggtatggaaagtactccacgttgtccagggccgcgccatggatcttgctgattgggggacagtgctgtgtggcagggtcagattggtggaggaccattgCCTTATGGATgtgtagtgtaaggcctatgctttcatacgccgcgGTGAAGATATTGACaacgacttggagttcagcctctgaatgttcgcagacgcaagcatcgtccgcatactgtagtaatacccgccctactgtatggctcagaaacatgggccatgtacagtagacacctcgagtcgctggagaaataccaccaacgatgtctccgcaagatcctacaaatcccctgggaggacagacacaccaatgttagcgtcctcgatcaggccaacatccccagcgtcgaagcactgaccacactcaaccacctccgttgggcaggccacattgtttgcatgcctgacacgagactcccaaagcaagcgctctactcggaactccttcacagcaaacgagtcaaaagtgggcagaggaaacgttacaaggacaccctcaaagcctccttgataaaatacaacatccccaccgacacctggaagtccctggccaaagaccgccctaagtggaggaagtgcatccgggagggcgctgagctcctcgagtctcatcgccaagagcatgcagaaagcaagcgcaggcagcggaaggagcgtgcggcaaacctgtaccaccctccccttccctcaaccactgtctgtcccacctgtgacagggactgtagctctcgtattggactgggcagctacctaagaactcatgttaagactggaagcaagtcttcctcgattccgagggactgcctatgatgatgatgatgatgactgtagctcgatgacagaggacgggacagtcttggatctggcctggaagcgacgaaggttgaacaggttcccactggttctgtagtttgaaCTGGCTCACGCTGTGAGCCAGTGAATGGACACTCACGAACAAGGCTGGGGGGAATCGAGGGACGTCCTAGACTCAGTACAGAGTGAGGCCGAAGATTGTACGCACAGGATATCGCGCAGAGCAGCCCAGGCGCAGCAAGGCAGGGTCCTCCTGCATGAAGCAGTGAGAAGATATTGAATCAAGGAAGGTGTCGCATTCCAGACCTCCCACAGGCTTAGTCAGCTGGGTTGCAGAGGTCAACATGAGGAGCTGGAGCCTCCCCTCATCCACACACTAAACCATTATccacctccccgctccccccttctgtccccctctcctccccccaccccgccactaTCCTCCCGCACCCACTCCACAAgcaatgactctcactggagtacagttccacacacactgactctcactgggg encodes:
- the LOC139260447 gene encoding uncharacterized protein, yielding MSGDRGRDRAGNVHGSGPELGMCWDRGWECVGTGAGNVRGPGPGLGMCGDWGPGLDMCGDWGWECAGTGAGNVRGPGLGMCGDRDRGWECAGTGAGNVWGPGLGICGNRGPGLGMCGDRSWECAGTGAGNVWISGTGAGNVRGPGLGICGDRGWECVDFVDRGWECAGTRDRGWECAGTGAGNVQGAGAGNVWTSGTGAGNVRGPGLGMCGDRGWECVDFGDRGWECAGTGAGNLRGLGLGMCGDRGPGLGMCGDRGPGLGMCGDQRPGLGMCGFRGPGLGMCGDWGQGWECVGTGGRGWECVGTGAGNVRGPGAGAGNVQEPVQAGGQ